The Myroides phaeus DNA segment AAAGTTGAGCAACGTGACGGTGTATCCTTCTTAAAGGATGCATACGTTACTCAACCATTCAGAATTGTTCCAGTGGGACAATATCGTCGTGATAAGGCAGCTTATCTGATGATTATGAGTTCATCACCGGGATTGTTAGACGGAGATGACCACAGACTTGAAGTGAAAGTGGCAGAGAACTCGAAGTTACAATTGCAAACGCAAGCGTACCAACGTTTATTCCATATGAGAGATAAGTCAACACAAACAATGGCTATCAACCTTGAAAAAGGAGCTGCCTTTGCTTATGTACCTCACCCTGTTGTACCTCAGAATTCATCAACATTCATTAGTCACAACATCGTTAATCTGGCAGAAGATTGCCAATTCTTATTAAGTGATATTGTTACTTGTGGACGTAAGATGTCTGGAGAACAGTTTGAGTACAATCACTTTCAAAACTTAACAGAAGTTTTCGTAGACAATGAAATGGTCTTAAAAGACAATGTGTTGTTACAACCTGAGTTGATGCCTATTCAAGGATTGGGAATTTTAGAAGGTTTTACACACCAAGGAACATTGATTTACTGTAACACAGCTAATGTGTCAGTAGAAGAATACATCACTTACTTCCACGCTCAGTACAAAGACGTTGAAAACATCGTTTTTGGAATTAGTAAAACAGAGCAAGATGGCTTTGTAGTAAGGATACTTGGTTATGGTGCAGAACAGTTATTCAACATCTTTCAGGAGATTCAACAAAAACTGTGGAGTGAACTATTCCTATAAAAAAGAGTTCAAAAATTTTATATTTTAAAGTACGTTTATGAAAACGATTGTTAGTCATTATTACAATGCATTGTTCAAAGGATTTGGACAAATTATGTTACAAGGAAACGCAATAACAGGAATCTTATTTATTGCAGCTATTTTTTACGATTCAGCACTAATGGGAGTAGCTGGTATTGTGAGTAACTTAGTAGGTATCGGAACTGCAAAGTTGATGAAGTTCAATGATGAAGATATCGAAAACGGACTATACGGTTTTAACGCAAGTTTAATCGGGGTAGCCCTAATCTTCTACTTCCAATCTAATATTTGGGTGTGGTTGGCTATTGTTTTAGCATCGGTAATAGCTACTATTGCAATGGGTTATGCTGTGAAATACAAACTACCAGCATATACATTTCCATTCGTAGGAATGACTTGGATTACACTTTTTGTGTTAAGTATCCCAGAATTAGCTATCCCTTCAGTGCCAGAACACTTCGTTGACATTCAAGAATTAGACGATTTCTTAATTGAAGGACACGCCTTCGGACAAGTAATTTTCCAAGGAAGCTTCATAGCAGGTGTTATCTTCTTTTTAGGAGTATTCATCAGTAAGCCGATCAATGCGCTATACGCTTTTGTAGCAGTAATGATTAGTGTTTTCATTTCTCACTACGTTGATATCTCAGACGATTTAGTAAAAGAAGGAGTTTTAAGTTTCAACGCTGTACTTTGTGGTATTGCCATGGGAGGAGACAAAGTTAGAGACGGAATTTACGTTTTAGTAAGTGTAACTATTGCAACGTATATTGACGCTTTAATGATAGAATATGGATGGACAGCCTTAACGTTCCCATTTGTGTTTTCAATGTGGTTAATGTATCCAATCAGAAGATTTGATGGATGGTTAGTCGATAAATATTTTTCTAAAAAGCAAGAAATAGCATAGAAAAGTCTTTTTTTATTACAATTATAACACATTAAGACCTTTGTATTGCTTAATTTAGCTTTGATTAATAAAGAAAACAAGGTCTTTAATTTTATATCCAATATGTCAAAACCTTCAATACAAATTCTAAATAATTATCAGTACAAAAAGCTGTTTTTGCCAGATATTAATGAGCACAGCCTTTTTAATGAGAGTAAAATACAGATATATCGTATTGAGGATTATTTGAGAGGCATCGTAATGCCAGTTATCCCGTACCGTACTACGTTTAACTTTATGATTTTTGTAACCACAGGTACCCTAACGCAACACCTTGAAAGTGGAGCGTATACCTTAATTGCAGGAGACGTAATCAACGTAAAACAAGGGAATATTACAGCTACGTTGTCTATATCGGAAGACATAGAAGGCTTCTTTGTTGTTTACGAGAGTGAGGTTATCACCGATATTTCTTTAGGTAGTACAGATTTACAATTCTTTACAATGAACCCTTATGTAGTTTTAGACGACACCAATGCCAATTGGGTTAGACGCGTATTAGAACTGCTGGAAGAGGAAGTAAATGGCGAAACTAAAGATATGGAAATCAGTATAGCGTTATTGCTAACTGTCTTAAAGAAAATCATTAGAACAGATATTGAGAATAAGACCCCAATGACAAGGCAGTTAGACATTGCCTTTAAATTCAGAGAGTTGGTACAGAAATTTCATATCGACCATAAAAATGTGCTGTTCTACGCAAACCTTCTCCACATTTCAGAGAACTATCTCAACAAATGCGTCAAGGAAGCAACAAACAAACCCCCGAAGCAGTGGATCAATGAAATTAGTATTCTGCACAGTCAAATCTTATTACAAGATAAGACCAGAGATATCGCTGGTATTGCCTTTGAATTAGGCTATAGTTCAGCCTCGTACTTTACTCGATTATTCAAGAAAGTAACAGCATACTCGCCAAGCGATTATCGAAAACAGAAGTTTATTTTGTAGTAAAAAACATATATAACCCAAAAGCACCTTTTCAATTGATTAGGTGCTTTTTTTGTTTCTTTTTGGTATCAAGACAAAAAGAAAAGAGAAGAAATAGAAAAACGAAGTTTTTCAAAAAGTATGAAAGCACATCTTTCAAAAAACAATTCATTTGATATTCTCCTTCAAACTACCTACATTAGAAGTCTAAAACTTACGCTATGTTCAACACAACAACATATAAAAACAGAAGAGCGAAATTAGCTGATAATGTACAAGCTAAAGGCCTTTTATTATTTTTGGGAAACATTGAAAACCCAGTGAACTTCGAAGACAACACCTATCACTTCAGACAAGATAGTTCGTTTTTATACTATTTTGGCATCCAACAACCCCATTTAGCAGCAATCATCGACTTAGACGAAAACAAAACAATTGTCTTTGGAGACGAGATGTCAATTGACGCAATCGTGTGGATGGGGCGCCAAGAAACACTAAAAGAGAAATGTGCAAAAGCAGGAGTAGAGGAAACTCGCCCTTTTGCAGACTTATATACCTACCTTAAAAAAGCCCAAAACGCACAACGCTCAGTGCATTACCTGCCACCATATCAGTCGGTAAACAAAATATTGTTAAGCGATTTATTAGAAGTGCCAATCAAACAATTATCGCCATCCGTGCCAATGATTAAGGCCATTGTAGCACAAAGAGAAATCAAAGAAGCACAGGAAATTGTGGAGATTGAAAAGGCATTAACAGTAACCAATGAAATGCACTTATTGGCTATGCGTATGAGCAAGGCAGGTGTTAAGGAATACGAGATTGTCAGTGCTATTCAGAACGTAGCCGGAAGCCATAATTGTGAGTTGGCATATCCGTCTATCGTAACCATAAACGGGGGAATTCTGCACAACCATTATAAGATGAACACCTTACAGTCGGGGCAATTACTGTTAAACGACTCAGGATGTGAAACAGCTATGGGATACGCGTCAGACTTAACACGTACATTTCCGGTGGACAAGAAGTTCACAGCAGAACAACGCGATTTGTACAATGTGGTATTAGCCTCGTTTGAAGCAGCGAAGGCAGAATTGAGAGAAGGAACCAAGTTTAAAAACGTTCACTTAAAAGCAGCAGAAATATTGTCGCAAGGGTTGATCGACTTAGGGTTTATGAAAGGAAACGCACAAGACGCAGTAGCCGCACACGCACACACGATGTTCTTCCAATGTGGATTAGGACATATGATGGGGCTTGACGTACACGATATGGAGGACTTAGGAGAGCAATATGTGGGGTACACGGCAGACGAACCAAAGGAAACAAGTATTTTTGGTTTAAAGTCACTCCGTTTAGGAAAAGCCTTGAAAGCCGGCCACGTATTGACAGTAGAACCAGGGATTTACTTCATTCCAGAGTTAATCGAAATGTGGGAAGCAGACAAGAAAAATGCGGAGTTCATCAACTATGAAAAAGTTAAGGCATTCCAACATTTCGGGGGAATCAGAATTGAGGATAACTTCTTAATTCAAGCCGATGGCTATCAACACTTAGGACCAGAATTGATTAAAACCGTTGCTGAAATAGAAGATTACAAAGCGAAGTTTTAAGAAAGCATACATACTAAGAAAGGGCGAATATTACTTCGCCCTTTTTATATTTTAAGTTCTAACAACTTCTCCAAAAGCGTGTTAAACGATGTAGTAAACGCGTTTTAACCGTTTACAGATTAACAGTGATTACTCTTCGCCCTCGTGAATTTTCTTCAACGACCTATTCAACGTACGGGTTGTAATTCCAAGATAAGACGCCATATCCTCTTTCGAAATGACCACATTCTCTTTTTGTTGTAGTTCCAACAATTTCTCCAAAGCGTGTTCAACCGTATATAACTGTTGAAAAGAAGCACGTTGGCTGGTGTTATACACACGTACCGCTTCAACCTCTAAAATCGTATTATTAAACGTGATATCTGTTTTCAGTAAATGCTCAAAAACCGATAGTGGAATAATATACGCATTCACGGGGGTAATTGCCTCCACTGAGCACAAGCAGTTCCTTTTACTCAAGTATTCAATCTCACCCATAATCTCACCCGTACTCAAAAACTCCGGAATATATTCCTTCCCATTTTCCTCTGTAATAAAGCACTTGGTAATACCGTCTTTAATCACGATAACTTTGGTAACCGCATCCCCTTGGTGCAGCATAATATCCTTTGGTTTATAAGGATGTAGGAGAATTTTATCATTGAAAACTTCCGTCTGAGCAAGCGACTCGATGTACGATAAAAAATCAATATTTATTCTTAACATTTTTTTATAGCATTAAGGACAAATGTCCTATGTGAGTGATGTAATTTTTGTGACTTTTGTATTGTCAAAATTAGATAAATATCTCGAGAGTTGGAAGGCTTTAGAGGATTTTGTGTTTAGGTTATATTCATAATTTAATGTTGTGTTTTAGTTATCTAATTTTGATTTTTTTTTTTCAATTTATATTACAAGTGATAAAGTGTTTTTTTCAAAACAAAAAACGGGAGAGCAAGGTAAGTGGTGCTCTCCCGTTTTCGTTGGAAACGAAGAAAACGTAATTTTTGTTTTTCATTTTAGTTAAAAATGAAAGTGTGTGTTTAAAGACACGGGAGATCGCAGTACATATCGGTCTCCCGTTTTTGTTTTATCCGCAACACTTTGGGTAAAAAGAGCATTCAGTATCCTTGTTTAAAATTATTTTGTAAAAGTCAAGAGATTGATACTTAATTTTAAGACTAATTATTTATTAAAAATAAATATATGTGTTCAGCCTTCTTTATCCATATATTCTTCTAATACTTTTTTTAATTTATCTAAATAACACGTTTTGGATTTAGCTCTATATTTCATTCTGTGAAAAGCATGATGTATATCTAAAGGTTTTATACCAAATAATTGTTGAAATAGGAGTGCAATTTTTCGTATCTCTCCTTTACCATTATTAATTGATCCTGAAAGATAAAGCGCATAGATAAGTTCTACCAGTGCATTTTGAGACTCAGACCAAACTAAATTAGATGATATAATATGATTGTTACTAATACTGTATTCTTGTATTTTCTCATGAAGATAATTTTGAAGGAGATCATGAGATAGGATTCTAGCTATCTTATAGTCATAATAAGTTGAAAACATAGCGTCTACTTCAAATATGAAGCTATTTAAACCAATAAGTAAATCCATTTTACCAAGAGTAAAGTACTCGATGTCTTTGTCTATGCGGTTTGCATTATAATATTTATAAAATTCATTGTGAGCAAAATACTTCTTATACTCAAGGTTTAATTCGTGCAGATGTTTATGATAGTATTTATTCTTAACAACAAAATCTATTGGACAACTTGTTTCTATTTTATAGAGCTTGTTATAATAGATTAGTTTTCCTAAAACTTGAGGTTTAATTACTTTAAAAAACTCTATTTCTTCTATTTGATTTAAAAATCCAGTTTGCAGTATTTCTTTTTTGAGTTTTACAAGTAGGAGTCTTAAAAAATGAATCATTTCATAGGTTTGTGAAATGGAAGTAGAATCATTTAAGTTTAGTTCAATTTCTTTTGATTCGATTTGTTTTAATACACTTGTGTAAAGAACATTTTGTGTCATAATTGTTGAATATTGGTTGGTTAATTATTGACACAGTTACTTGGGGAAAACCATCATTTAGTAGCTCTTTTAAAATAAAACAATCTATAGTTAAAATACAATACGTAAAAACACGGTAAATATGCGGTAAATATGCGGAAAACACGTATTGTTTATTGTTTTTAAATAGTGAATATTTACATAATTGACTTTTTTGTAATTAGTTTTATTTATATTAATAAAAAAAATGCTGTGAATGTTAAAAAACTCAAATTAGTATAGGTCTTGTGATTAATATATCAACATATAAGCTTAATCGTTATTTTGTAGGTATTGATAAGATTAGCGAGTTTTATAATAAAATGAAAATATTGGATTTCAAATTTCTCGAGTGTTAGATTTTTAAGCATTAAGAAAGAGGTCTTATATAGTCAATCAAAGAACAGAGATTTAATGTGTTGAATGACGTTTGAAGAATTAGTATATATCTATATATAATAAAAAAAGCCAACCAAGTCTATAAGGAAGGTAGATTTATAATGTTCATATATTTAACTCTGTATAGTAGGTCTTTTTTTATTAATTATGTTTATTAGTAAAAAGAAATCATTTACGCAAAAAAGAACAATTAATTATTTTATTAAGGTTTTGATTGAGAGGTTTCTATGAATGAGCGTATAGTTAGTTCAGTTTTTTTTCGTCTTTGTTTATTATGTGGTGTGTTTTAGGTATTAGTCGGCTATTTTTCATGATAAGAACAATGTTTTTACTTTTATGCTATTTGGTTATACCTACAATAACGATACCAATTTTAATGATTATTGCTTAGTAAATAGTATAAGTAAATGAGATTCTTAAAATCATATTATTAATTAAATATGGAAAATAAAATAAAACTACTCTTTTGGCTTGAGATTTTTATTATGATTGCTCTTGTTATTACTGTGATTATCCTTGTGATTGTTTATCAGAAGAATTTAAACAAGTATCGCAATAATCAGTTAAAACAACAACTTAGAAATAATTTAATAGTAGAGCATAAAGAAAGGGCAAGAATAGCTAAGGAGCTATACGATGGACTTTGTGGAGATTTAGCTGCTTTAAAAAATTATGTTAGTGTTATAGAACTTAGTCAAGACAAGGATTTGATAAAGTCTACAATTTCAGATATCCAAGAAAGTGTTTTATTGTGTTATGACGAAGCTTTAAGAGTGAGTTATAATCTTTCTCCTGTTTTGATTAAAGATAATCCAATTAGCATTATACTAAGTAATTATCTAACTAGGATATCCAGAGCAACCAATATAAGTATGTTTTTTAAATGTGATAAACAAACATTTTCTTTAAGTGAGTTAGTTAGGTTAGAACTCTATAGAATAGTACAGGAGTTAATCCAAAATATTATTAAACATAGTATGGCAACTTATACGGTCTTAGAGCTTAAATGGGTGGATAATCAGTTAATATTATCTATAATTGATGATGGTATAAAGTATGATTTTAATGCTGATTTAAAAGGACAGGATGTTGGCTTGGGGCTTAGTAATATTAAAACAAGAGTACAGCAGATTAAGGCAGACTTTATTTATCAGCGACAAAAAGAAGTAAATGTTGTCAAATTAAAAATAAAGAATAAATATGAAAATTAAAGTTGGAATAGTAGATGATCACAAACTTTTTAGAACAAGTTTTGGTTTGCTTTTGTCTCAATTGGACACATTAAAAGTGGTACTTCAGTGTTCTAATGGTATAGAGTTATTAGAGATTTTAAAAAATAAAATGGTAGATATTTTATTTTTAGATATTCAAGTGCCTATTATGGATGGTTTTGAGATAGCTCTTAAACTCAATGAGAGTTATCCAAACATTAAAATACTTGTTCTTAGTAGCTTTAATGATCCTTATACTATAGAGAGAATGCTTAAATATAATATAGCGGGATATCTAACAAAGAATGCAGGATTGTCTCAGATTAAAAAAGCTATTTACAATGTATATGAGGATGGAGTGTATTATGATAGTCAAATAAGGAGTATAGTAAAACACTTGCAAGATGCTGATTACAAAAAGGATGCTGGTTTAACTCACAAGGAGATAGAGATTATTAAGTTATTTGTAAAGCAGTATAGTGGAAGACAAATAGCAGAAAAGCTTCATCTAAGTGTTAGAACTGTGGAGAAGCACAAAGAGATTATTATGCAAAAAACAAAAGCCAATAACTTTATTGGAGCTATTGCTTATGCTATTATTCGACACTATATAACAGAAGACGATCTTCTTTAGAAGATAAACTACTAAAGTTACGTAAAAACACGTATTGTTTTGATAATTAGGTATTTGTATTTTTGGATATCCCAAAATGCTAATACTATGAAAACCAAATTCGCTCTTATTGTACAATACTTCTTTGTATTACTTTTTGTTTATGCAGCCATAAGCAAACTTATCACCTTTGAAGAATTTCAAGTTCAACTGACTCAGTCTCCATTATTAAGTGCTTATGCTACTATTATAGCTTATTTGGTTATTATTGTTGAAGTTGTTATTGCTTTACTTTTATCATTAAAGCAGACCAAAACTTTAGGATTATATTTTAGTTATGGATTAATGGTAGCTTTTACTATTTATATCTATCTGATATTAAACTACAGTGATTTTATTCCTTGTTCTTGTGGAGGCATACTTGAAAAGATGGGATGGACAGAGCATCTTTGGTTTAATATCATCGTCTGTATTTTGGGGTTATTAGCTATTTACTTTCAAGAAAATGATAAAGAGAATAATAAAAAAAACAAAAAGCGTTTTATTATATCTTCTATATTACTAACTATACTAAGCATAGGTATTGTTATTTTGCTTTTTCTTTCTTCAGAACACATTATTAAAAAAGAAAATCCCTTTATAAGAAGGTATTTACCTCATGGAGTAATAGAGGATGAAACTCTTGATTTACAAGTTAACTCTTTCTACTTTTCAGGTTACTATAATGACACTATATATTTGGGTAATTATACCGCTCCACTTCGATATATATCAATTGATCAACAATTTCAAAGACAAGATTTTCAGATACAGATTGACTCTCTAAAACTTCCCTATACTCAATTAAAATTCAAAACAAAGTACCCTTATTTTTACGTAGCTGACGGGACTATTTCTATAGTATTTAAAGGAAGACTAGATAATCAAAATAAGCAACAACCTACAGAAATACTAAGTTACAAAGAGGCTTACTTTTCAGACTTTACTCCAATAGATTCCACTACTATTGCCTTTAAAGGGCAAAGTAGTAAAAACTATCAAAATGTACTAGGTATAATAAATCAACAAAGTACCACTAAAGTAAAACTCAATTCTGATTTACTACAAAGTGATTCAGATGGAGTCTTTGACACAGATGGAATACTAAGTTATAGTAAAGAAAAACAACAATTAATATACACATACTATTATAAAAATCAGTTTATTCAAACGGATCAAAAACTAAATCTACTAAACAGACAAAACACTATAGATACGACTAAAACCCAAAGTATCGCTTCAGCTAAATTATCAACAGGAGAAAACAAAATGACTTCTCCTGTAAAAGCTATTAATTCAAAAGTTATCGCTCATCGCAATCTCTTGTTTATAGTATCAAATTCAATGGGACAAAATGAGTCCCAAGAGATGTGGAAACAAGCCAGTATTGTAGATGTGTATGACTTTATAAATAACAGTTATGTTGGAAGCTTTTACATCAACCACCTAGGGGAAGATAAGCTATCTGATTTAATTGTTACAGACCATTATCTCTATGGTCTATTTGACAAGAACCTTGTTCGTTACAAACTGGCCAGATCGCTAACAAGCAAGTTTCAGTAAGGTTTAGCTCAACCTTAAAAAAGCTAACTAACAAAATAAAAACATTAAAGTCATGAGAAAATTTTTAAAATCAGCAGGTTTGCCAATCGGAGTATTCGCACTTGCTATCGGTAGTGCATTTGCAACAAATGCAATGAAAAATGTAAATCCAGATCGTGTAATTGGATATCAGCAGTTAGATTCGGAAGAATTAACATGTGTTAAGAAAATAGAATGTGCTGTATTAGGTTCACAAGTTTGTACATGGAATGATCCAGTAACAAACCTAGATCATAATCTGTATGGAATGGAGGCGGAAAGTAATGAAACTTCTTGTACAAGACCATTATTTCGTATTGAATAATTAAAAGTGACGCCCTTAATTGGGCGTCATTCTTTCTTTATCAAAGGTAATACCATCAGTTATCCATTGTGAAGTTTTTTCTTCTTTTAAAAAGTAATTAAACCAATTAATAATTCGGGTTGTTAAATCTTCACTATTCTTTTTATCTAAAATTGTATGTCCTTCATTTTTGTAGAATAATGCAATATGCGGGACCTTATTTCTTTGTAAGCCTATGAAAAACTCTTTTGTCTGTTCCCATTGTATATTTTCATCTTTTTTTCCTGTCCAAGATAAAAGTGGAGTTTTAACTTGGTCAACAAATATAATAGGAGAGTTATCTAAATAAACTTGTTTATGGTCTTTAAAGGAACTATGCATCCTATATTGCCCAGTTTCAAATTGAAAGTAAAAAGGTTTAACAAAGTTATTATTATAGGAAAAGTATGAACGAATTATATCGCTATTTCCAGCTCCACTGACTGCGGCTTTAAACATATCGGTCTGTGTGATTATAAAATTAGTTCTATAGGCGCCGTGAGAGTGTCCCATAAGTCCAAGTTTATTTTTATCAATGGATTTTTCTTCTTTGGTTACTTCATTAATTGCTTGCTTAACACACTCCAAAGCAGATATTCCAGGTCCTTTATCGTTATCTTTAATATCTGGTAGATAGACAAAATACCCATTTTCAAGTAAAGCCTGAATATTAAATCCATCGGAGTTACCCATCGAGGGGAAGAAAAACTCATTAGATTGATAATTTTGAATTTCATAGATTTTAGTAATCATTGGATATTGCTTTAGTCGATCAAATTCTTTAGGATAAAAGAGTATTCCCTTTAGTCTATTACCATCTATATCAGTATACTCTACTATTTTTTGTTTTCTCCAACTATACAACTCTTTTGACATATTACTTTTTGATAGCAATCTTGATTTGTTATTTCTTATCAAGTTTATGGTATGAGGCGTATTGTAATTTTGAATACTATAGGTGATAGAGTTAAAGTTGTCAGTTGACAAAACAGATGTAATTCTATCTTTTGTAAAGGGAACAAGTGTTTTATTCTTTTGAGATTTAATTAATTCTATAGAATAATTATTGTTAGAATGATTTCGATTGAGAAGTAAAATTTGATTATCATTTAGTAATGTTTTAGATGATAATTTATAGGGATTAAAATCCTGTTTTATTGGGTTTAAAAGTGTTATTTCAAGAACTTGATTTTTACTATCTATTAATGTTTTAAGTGTATTGTATATTGGAGAATATAGAAATAATCCTTTATCTGTACTTAAATAAAAGCGTTGACTATC contains these protein-coding regions:
- a CDS encoding RteC domain-containing protein, with the protein product MTQNVLYTSVLKQIESKEIELNLNDSTSISQTYEMIHFLRLLLVKLKKEILQTGFLNQIEEIEFFKVIKPQVLGKLIYYNKLYKIETSCPIDFVVKNKYYHKHLHELNLEYKKYFAHNEFYKYYNANRIDKDIEYFTLGKMDLLIGLNSFIFEVDAMFSTYYDYKIARILSHDLLQNYLHEKIQEYSISNNHIISSNLVWSESQNALVELIYALYLSGSINNGKGEIRKIALLFQQLFGIKPLDIHHAFHRMKYRAKSKTCYLDKLKKVLEEYMDKEG
- a CDS encoding urea transporter, with translation MKTIVSHYYNALFKGFGQIMLQGNAITGILFIAAIFYDSALMGVAGIVSNLVGIGTAKLMKFNDEDIENGLYGFNASLIGVALIFYFQSNIWVWLAIVLASVIATIAMGYAVKYKLPAYTFPFVGMTWITLFVLSIPELAIPSVPEHFVDIQELDDFLIEGHAFGQVIFQGSFIAGVIFFLGVFISKPINALYAFVAVMISVFISHYVDISDDLVKEGVLSFNAVLCGIAMGGDKVRDGIYVLVSVTIATYIDALMIEYGWTALTFPFVFSMWLMYPIRRFDGWLVDKYFSKKQEIA
- a CDS encoding sensor histidine kinase, whose protein sequence is MENKIKLLFWLEIFIMIALVITVIILVIVYQKNLNKYRNNQLKQQLRNNLIVEHKERARIAKELYDGLCGDLAALKNYVSVIELSQDKDLIKSTISDIQESVLLCYDEALRVSYNLSPVLIKDNPISIILSNYLTRISRATNISMFFKCDKQTFSLSELVRLELYRIVQELIQNIIKHSMATYTVLELKWVDNQLILSIIDDGIKYDFNADLKGQDVGLGLSNIKTRVQQIKADFIYQRQKEVNVVKLKIKNKYEN
- a CDS encoding Crp/Fnr family transcriptional regulator, which encodes MLRINIDFLSYIESLAQTEVFNDKILLHPYKPKDIMLHQGDAVTKVIVIKDGITKCFITEENGKEYIPEFLSTGEIMGEIEYLSKRNCLCSVEAITPVNAYIIPLSVFEHLLKTDITFNNTILEVEAVRVYNTSQRASFQQLYTVEHALEKLLELQQKENVVISKEDMASYLGITTRTLNRSLKKIHEGEE
- a CDS encoding DoxX family protein; this translates as MKTKFALIVQYFFVLLFVYAAISKLITFEEFQVQLTQSPLLSAYATIIAYLVIIVEVVIALLLSLKQTKTLGLYFSYGLMVAFTIYIYLILNYSDFIPCSCGGILEKMGWTEHLWFNIIVCILGLLAIYFQENDKENNKKNKKRFIISSILLTILSIGIVILLFLSSEHIIKKENPFIRRYLPHGVIEDETLDLQVNSFYFSGYYNDTIYLGNYTAPLRYISIDQQFQRQDFQIQIDSLKLPYTQLKFKTKYPYFYVADGTISIVFKGRLDNQNKQQPTEILSYKEAYFSDFTPIDSTTIAFKGQSSKNYQNVLGIINQQSTTKVKLNSDLLQSDSDGVFDTDGILSYSKEKQQLIYTYYYKNQFIQTDQKLNLLNRQNTIDTTKTQSIASAKLSTGENKMTSPVKAINSKVIAHRNLLFIVSNSMGQNESQEMWKQASIVDVYDFINNSYVGSFYINHLGEDKLSDLIVTDHYLYGLFDKNLVRYKLARSLTSKFQ
- a CDS encoding response regulator transcription factor, encoding MKIKVGIVDDHKLFRTSFGLLLSQLDTLKVVLQCSNGIELLEILKNKMVDILFLDIQVPIMDGFEIALKLNESYPNIKILVLSSFNDPYTIERMLKYNIAGYLTKNAGLSQIKKAIYNVYEDGVYYDSQIRSIVKHLQDADYKKDAGLTHKEIEIIKLFVKQYSGRQIAEKLHLSVRTVEKHKEIIMQKTKANNFIGAIAYAIIRHYITEDDLL
- a CDS encoding DUF6520 family protein, with the translated sequence MRKFLKSAGLPIGVFALAIGSAFATNAMKNVNPDRVIGYQQLDSEELTCVKKIECAVLGSQVCTWNDPVTNLDHNLYGMEAESNETSCTRPLFRIE
- a CDS encoding urease accessory protein UreD, whose product is MVCSLDIKVEQRDGVSFLKDAYVTQPFRIVPVGQYRRDKAAYLMIMSSSPGLLDGDDHRLEVKVAENSKLQLQTQAYQRLFHMRDKSTQTMAINLEKGAAFAYVPHPVVPQNSSTFISHNIVNLAEDCQFLLSDIVTCGRKMSGEQFEYNHFQNLTEVFVDNEMVLKDNVLLQPELMPIQGLGILEGFTHQGTLIYCNTANVSVEEYITYFHAQYKDVENIVFGISKTEQDGFVVRILGYGAEQLFNIFQEIQQKLWSELFL
- a CDS encoding aminopeptidase P family protein, with amino-acid sequence MFNTTTYKNRRAKLADNVQAKGLLLFLGNIENPVNFEDNTYHFRQDSSFLYYFGIQQPHLAAIIDLDENKTIVFGDEMSIDAIVWMGRQETLKEKCAKAGVEETRPFADLYTYLKKAQNAQRSVHYLPPYQSVNKILLSDLLEVPIKQLSPSVPMIKAIVAQREIKEAQEIVEIEKALTVTNEMHLLAMRMSKAGVKEYEIVSAIQNVAGSHNCELAYPSIVTINGGILHNHYKMNTLQSGQLLLNDSGCETAMGYASDLTRTFPVDKKFTAEQRDLYNVVLASFEAAKAELREGTKFKNVHLKAAEILSQGLIDLGFMKGNAQDAVAAHAHTMFFQCGLGHMMGLDVHDMEDLGEQYVGYTADEPKETSIFGLKSLRLGKALKAGHVLTVEPGIYFIPELIEMWEADKKNAEFINYEKVKAFQHFGGIRIEDNFLIQADGYQHLGPELIKTVAEIEDYKAKF
- a CDS encoding helix-turn-helix domain-containing protein, whose translation is MSKPSIQILNNYQYKKLFLPDINEHSLFNESKIQIYRIEDYLRGIVMPVIPYRTTFNFMIFVTTGTLTQHLESGAYTLIAGDVINVKQGNITATLSISEDIEGFFVVYESEVITDISLGSTDLQFFTMNPYVVLDDTNANWVRRVLELLEEEVNGETKDMEISIALLLTVLKKIIRTDIENKTPMTRQLDIAFKFRELVQKFHIDHKNVLFYANLLHISENYLNKCVKEATNKPPKQWINEISILHSQILLQDKTRDIAGIAFELGYSSASYFTRLFKKVTAYSPSDYRKQKFIL